A region from the Variovorax sp. RKNM96 genome encodes:
- a CDS encoding GNAT family N-acetyltransferase has product MRRLATPEDLHAVFTLYMHEKVVPYLGYDPMPLEDFRPIYQEMVGSGRFFVYELDGRVAGFYRATRYPGRVQHVASLGTLAVDPALHGQGVALAMVSQAIDELRAAGVKRIELCVESDNAPGLRFYEKLGFVREGTLRKFYQRAGAAAPIDDHMMALLFD; this is encoded by the coding sequence GGCTCGCCACGCCCGAAGACCTCCACGCCGTCTTCACGCTCTACATGCACGAGAAGGTCGTGCCCTATCTTGGCTACGACCCGATGCCGCTCGAAGACTTTCGGCCTATCTACCAAGAGATGGTCGGGAGCGGACGCTTCTTCGTCTATGAACTGGACGGTCGGGTCGCAGGTTTCTACCGCGCCACGCGCTATCCGGGCCGGGTGCAGCACGTGGCCAGCCTCGGCACGCTCGCCGTCGACCCGGCGCTGCACGGCCAAGGCGTAGCGCTGGCGATGGTGAGCCAGGCGATCGACGAACTGAGGGCCGCCGGCGTCAAGCGCATCGAGCTCTGCGTCGAAAGCGACAACGCGCCGGGCCTGCGCTTCTACGAGAAGCTGGGCTTCGTGCGCGAAGGCACGCTGCGCAAGTTCTACCAACGGGCCGGCGCAGCGGCGCCCATCGACGATCACATGATGGCGCTGTTGTTCGACTGA